CATTTCTTTGAAATGACATTATTTGTGAGAAGTGCAGCTACAGGAGGAGTTATTATAAAAACAGAATTATATTCATTCAAGCTTTCCTTGGTCTCATCTGATAAGGATCCCTTACCTATGTGAAACTTTACCCCTGCTTTGGATAATGTTGGAATTGATGATTCTATCTCAGCCTTATTGCTTGTAGTCGGAGCAATTCCTGCTACGCTAAATGCAGTATGCATGATAGCCATTCCCTTAAAATCAAAAGGATACTTGTCAATATCCCCTTCCTCTATGGATTTTACCAATTTCGGCAATACCGCATCCCTGCCACAATACATAATGCCTGAAAGGGATATCTTGTCTCCAACCTTGAGACCATTTATCACATCATCACTGATGGGAGTTTCTATTTTTTTCATATAATTAGATATTTTTTTAAAATTTATAAAATTTTCCAAATAAAAATATTAAAATTTATGTGAAAAGTAATTAATTTGTAAAAGTGATTTTATGTAAAAAAATTAGATATGGTTTAAATGAAAATTCGACTAATTAAATTAATGAATATGTATGGAAATATTAAAATTATCAAACATTATTTTTAAATAAACATA
The sequence above is drawn from the Methanobrevibacter sp. genome and encodes:
- a CDS encoding fumarate hydratase C-terminal domain-containing protein, translating into MKKIETPISDDVINGLKVGDKISLSGIMYCGRDAVLPKLVKSIEEGDIDKYPFDFKGMAIMHTAFSVAGIAPTTSNKAEIESSIPTLSKAGVKFHIGKGSLSDETKESLNEYNSVFIITPPVAALLTNNVISKKCVAYEEEGMEAFFELEVKDIPGIVAIAHGESL